The Parabacteroides sp. AD58 genome includes a window with the following:
- a CDS encoding GNAT family N-acetyltransferase, giving the protein MNRKEQIIQLWRCCFEDSEDFIRRFFSQVYREENALTLEHDGQIVCAMQLLPYTISYYGQTIPATYIYGVCTHPDYRRRGYMHQLLETAFVRLKEQGSGLAFLIPAHDWLFDCYRKSGFTEAFGCTCRTLSLPEVPLSPVAGVEEVKETDIPACWDYLTRKWKEMPVAVLHSWPDFQFVFRDVEAGGGKSFLYRKAGKVEGVLMAVPVEEKLFLPELQADTEQVGDVLITAAASAFQRKEVNYRLPGKTARYGMARVISPELLFPYWNEKQAGHSLPADTWKSWSAEEQTVRLLDGTESSGYMSLMMD; this is encoded by the coding sequence ATGAACCGGAAAGAACAGATCATTCAGCTGTGGCGTTGCTGCTTTGAAGACAGCGAAGATTTCATCCGCCGTTTCTTCAGTCAGGTTTATCGGGAAGAAAACGCCCTGACGCTGGAGCACGACGGACAGATCGTCTGCGCCATGCAGTTGCTTCCTTATACCATCAGTTATTATGGGCAGACCATTCCGGCTACTTATATATATGGTGTCTGTACTCATCCCGACTATCGGAGGCGTGGCTATATGCATCAGTTGCTGGAGACGGCTTTTGTCCGGCTGAAAGAGCAGGGAAGTGGACTGGCTTTCTTAATTCCGGCCCACGACTGGCTGTTTGACTGTTACCGGAAATCCGGTTTTACCGAGGCTTTCGGATGCACTTGCCGGACTTTGTCGTTGCCGGAAGTCCCGCTTTCTCCGGTTGCCGGAGTAGAAGAGGTAAAAGAAACCGATATACCGGCTTGCTGGGATTATCTGACCCGGAAATGGAAAGAGATGCCGGTCGCTGTGCTTCATTCTTGGCCCGACTTCCAGTTTGTCTTCCGGGATGTCGAGGCGGGCGGAGGCAAAAGCTTCCTGTACCGGAAAGCCGGAAAAGTAGAGGGCGTGCTTATGGCTGTACCTGTAGAAGAAAAGCTCTTTTTACCCGAACTGCAGGCCGATACGGAACAGGTTGGCGATGTCTTGATAACGGCAGCCGCGTCTGCTTTTCAGCGGAAAGAAGTTAATTACCGTTTGCCGGGAAAGACAGCACGATATGGAATGGCGCGCGTGATCTCTCCTGAACTTCTTTTCCCGTATTGGAATGAAAAGCAGGCAGGCCATTCACTTCCGGCAGATACATGGAAAAGCTGGTCTGCAGAAGAACAGACGGTCCGCCTCCTGGATGGAACCGAATCGTCTGGTTATATGAGCTTGATGATGGATTAA
- a CDS encoding sigma-54-dependent transcriptional regulator has protein sequence MQPSILIVEDDVTFSLMLKTWLGRKGFRVESQTSVSDAQKSLDSQAFQLVLSDLRLPDRDGIELLKWLKETHPDVALIMMTSYADIHTAVQAIKLGASDYISKPVNPEELLTKIKETIQVPEATAHKSMKAPSANASSNPYYIEGVSQAAVSMYEHVRLVAPTDMSVLITGSSGTGKEYVARRIHEQSNRANAPFVAVDCGAIPKDLAASEFFGHVKGSFTGAIDNKVGAFVAAQGGTIFLDEIGNLTYEVQVQLLRALQERKVRPVGSNQEITINVRLVSATNENLRQAIDKGDFREDLYHRINEFTIRIPDLCERQEDLMLFANNFLDQANAELKKDIIGFDAETIRLFQSYSWPGNLRQMKNVIKYATLLAKGRFITCAELPDELRETPKVKQPVAQLRDGNHEIDLIRKALQECGNNKTKAAQMLGIDRKTLYNKLKLYQIE, from the coding sequence ATGCAGCCATCTATATTAATTGTAGAAGATGATGTTACTTTTTCACTGATGCTGAAGACTTGGCTGGGAAGGAAAGGGTTTCGTGTAGAATCCCAGACGTCTGTTTCCGATGCCCAGAAAAGCTTGGATAGCCAGGCATTTCAGTTGGTCCTGTCTGATTTGCGATTACCAGACCGGGATGGAATTGAATTGCTCAAATGGCTGAAAGAAACACATCCGGATGTTGCCTTAATAATGATGACCAGTTATGCTGATATTCATACGGCAGTACAGGCCATCAAACTGGGAGCTTCCGATTACATTTCCAAACCGGTCAATCCGGAAGAATTACTGACGAAGATCAAGGAAACCATACAAGTTCCGGAAGCCACAGCTCACAAAAGCATGAAAGCACCGTCTGCGAATGCCTCTTCCAATCCTTATTATATTGAAGGCGTCAGTCAGGCTGCCGTCTCGATGTACGAGCATGTCCGGTTAGTTGCTCCCACTGATATGTCGGTATTGATTACCGGATCAAGCGGAACCGGGAAAGAATATGTTGCCCGCCGTATTCACGAGCAGAGCAACCGGGCCAATGCGCCTTTCGTTGCCGTCGATTGCGGAGCTATTCCCAAAGATCTGGCTGCATCCGAATTCTTCGGACATGTAAAAGGCTCTTTTACCGGAGCCATTGATAATAAAGTCGGCGCCTTTGTGGCGGCACAAGGAGGAACCATTTTCCTGGATGAAATCGGAAACCTGACCTACGAAGTACAGGTTCAGTTATTACGCGCTTTGCAGGAAAGGAAAGTCAGGCCTGTTGGCAGTAATCAGGAAATCACCATCAATGTCCGTCTGGTCTCGGCTACCAACGAGAATCTGCGCCAAGCCATCGACAAAGGCGATTTCCGGGAAGACTTATATCACCGCATCAATGAGTTCACCATCCGCATTCCGGATTTATGCGAACGCCAGGAAGATCTGATGCTGTTTGCCAATAACTTTCTGGATCAGGCCAATGCCGAATTGAAGAAAGACATCATCGGGTTTGATGCCGAGACCATCCGCCTGTTCCAGTCGTACAGCTGGCCCGGCAATCTGCGTCAGATGAAGAATGTCATCAAATATGCCACGTTGTTGGCCAAGGGGCGCTTCATCACGTGTGCCGAATTGCCCGACGAACTGCGTGAAACGCCAAAAGTCAAACAGCCGGTGGCTCAGTTACGCGACGGCAACCATGAGATCGACCTCATCCGAAAAGCCTTGCAGGAATGCGGAAACAACAAGACGAAGGCGGCACAAATGCTGGGAATCGACCGGAAAACCCTCTACAACAAACTGAAGTTGTATCAGATCGAATAA
- a CDS encoding hydrogen peroxide-inducible genes activator, whose protein sequence is MTIQQLEYILAINKFRHFAKAAEYCRVTQPTLSMMVQKLEDELGIKLFDRSSQPVRPTPAGMKVLEQAQRVLYQASLIKDIVTEEKESVRGSFRLAVLPTIAPYLLPRFLQHLAEEHKDLDIRIQEMQTAPTLSALKKGEIDAAIIANQPVESELQGHFLYYEEFFGYVSRNEPIFAHDKIRTTDINDERLWLLDEGHCFRDQLMRFCQREKVKVNQAAYRFGSLETFMHMVESGYGMTFIPELATLQLNAEQRELLRPFAIPRPTREIYFVTRKDFIRHSLSKLLIEHIQDAVPKEMLRLRAGQKVV, encoded by the coding sequence ATGACGATTCAACAACTGGAATATATATTGGCGATAAATAAATTCCGTCATTTTGCCAAGGCGGCCGAATATTGCCGGGTGACACAACCTACATTAAGTATGATGGTGCAGAAGCTGGAAGATGAACTGGGCATTAAACTGTTTGACCGTTCGTCGCAGCCGGTTCGTCCGACACCTGCGGGAATGAAGGTTCTTGAGCAGGCCCAGCGTGTCTTGTATCAGGCTTCCCTGATCAAGGATATTGTCACTGAAGAGAAAGAATCGGTACGAGGCTCTTTCCGTCTGGCTGTCTTGCCTACGATCGCTCCGTATCTGTTGCCCCGTTTCCTCCAGCATCTGGCCGAAGAACACAAAGATCTGGATATCCGGATTCAGGAAATGCAGACGGCTCCGACTTTGTCGGCCCTGAAAAAGGGAGAAATTGATGCGGCCATCATTGCCAATCAGCCGGTAGAAAGCGAATTGCAGGGGCATTTTCTGTATTATGAAGAATTCTTTGGCTATGTGTCGCGCAACGAACCGATTTTTGCCCATGATAAGATCCGGACAACGGACATTAATGATGAGCGGTTATGGCTTCTCGACGAAGGGCATTGCTTCCGCGATCAGCTGATGCGCTTCTGCCAGCGTGAGAAAGTGAAGGTCAATCAGGCGGCATATCGTTTCGGTAGTCTGGAAACCTTCATGCACATGGTGGAAAGTGGCTATGGAATGACTTTTATTCCGGAGCTGGCCACCTTGCAGCTGAATGCGGAACAGCGGGAATTACTCCGCCCGTTTGCCATTCCAAGGCCAACACGCGAAATCTATTTTGTTACCCGGAAAGATTTCATCCGCCATTCACTTTCGAAGCTTTTGATTGAGCATATTCAGGACGCTGTTCCGAAAGAAATGCTCCGATTAAGAGCCGGACAGAAAGTGGTCTGA
- a CDS encoding prephenate dehydratase: MERKVAIQGIAGSYHDIAARRYFENDEVETIPCNTFRDVITTIKRDPSILGLMAIENTIAGSLLQNHELIRESGFSVIGEYKLRISHSLVALPGTKLEDVKEVNSHPIALMQCTEFLDTIPYAKVVEKDDTAGSARWIAENKLEGHAAICGKLAAEIYGMEVLAEGIETNKRNFTRFLAIADRWTADEMMKDAIKNKASLVFALPHTAGSLSKVLSVLSFYDMNLTKIQSLPIIGREWEYMFYINLTFNDYTRYRQALDAIRPLTKDLKILGEYEEGRQGL; the protein is encoded by the coding sequence ATGGAAAGAAAAGTAGCAATTCAAGGAATAGCCGGTTCGTATCACGACATTGCAGCTCGTCGGTACTTTGAGAATGATGAAGTGGAAACGATTCCATGTAATACCTTCCGGGATGTCATTACGACCATCAAGCGTGATCCTTCTATCTTGGGATTAATGGCCATCGAGAATACCATCGCCGGAAGTCTGTTACAGAATCATGAACTGATTCGTGAAAGTGGTTTCAGTGTGATAGGTGAATACAAATTGCGTATTTCTCATTCGTTAGTAGCACTTCCCGGAACGAAGCTTGAAGATGTAAAAGAAGTCAATTCTCATCCGATCGCTTTGATGCAATGTACGGAATTCCTCGATACGATACCTTATGCCAAGGTTGTTGAAAAAGACGATACTGCCGGAAGCGCCCGCTGGATTGCTGAAAATAAACTGGAAGGACATGCGGCTATCTGCGGAAAGCTGGCCGCCGAAATCTACGGAATGGAAGTCCTGGCCGAGGGAATTGAAACCAACAAACGGAACTTCACCCGTTTTCTGGCAATAGCCGATCGCTGGACTGCCGATGAAATGATGAAAGACGCTATCAAGAACAAAGCCTCGCTTGTATTTGCCTTACCTCATACCGCCGGAAGCCTTTCCAAAGTTTTATCTGTACTTTCTTTCTACGACATGAATCTGACAAAAATACAATCATTACCGATTATAGGCCGTGAATGGGAATATATGTTCTACATCAACCTGACATTCAATGATTATACCCGATACAGACAGGCATTGGATGCCATCCGGCCATTGACAAAGGACTTAAAAATATTAGGTGAATATGAAGAAGGAAGACAAGGTTTGTAA
- a CDS encoding pyridoxal phosphate-dependent aminotransferase, protein MKKEDKVCNIVPAERVNTVQEYYFSKKLKEVAEMNAAGKNVINLGIGSPDLPPSEQTIEALCQHAHNANEHGYQPYVGIPELRQAFANWYKTWYHVDLDPKTEIQPLIGSKEGILHISLAFLNPGDGVLIPNPGYPTYSSVGKLVQANLIPYELKEELGWQPDFDELEKMDLSNVKLMWTNYPNMPTGANASIELYQKLVDFGRKHGIIICNDNPYSFILNEHPLSILSIPGAKDICIELNSMSKAHNMPGWRMAMLASNKQFVQWVLKVKSNIDSGQFKPMQYAAVEALAAPKAWYDKMNETYRSRRALAGEIMHTLGCTYDENQVGMFLWGRIPDTYSGSEELANKVLYEANVFLTPGFIFGSQGNRFIRISLCCNQQMLQEALNRIKKVI, encoded by the coding sequence ATGAAGAAGGAAGACAAGGTTTGTAACATCGTTCCTGCCGAACGGGTAAACACCGTACAGGAATACTATTTTTCCAAGAAACTCAAGGAAGTGGCAGAGATGAATGCTGCCGGGAAAAATGTAATCAACTTAGGAATCGGTAGTCCGGATTTACCTCCTTCCGAACAGACGATTGAGGCGTTATGCCAGCATGCTCATAATGCCAACGAACATGGCTATCAGCCGTATGTGGGAATTCCTGAATTACGTCAGGCTTTTGCCAACTGGTATAAGACCTGGTATCATGTGGATTTGGATCCGAAGACTGAAATCCAGCCGCTGATTGGTTCGAAGGAAGGCATCCTGCATATTTCACTGGCTTTTCTGAATCCGGGCGACGGCGTGCTGATTCCAAATCCGGGTTATCCGACATATAGTTCAGTAGGCAAATTGGTTCAGGCGAATCTGATTCCGTATGAACTGAAGGAAGAATTAGGCTGGCAACCCGACTTCGATGAGCTGGAGAAAATGGACTTGTCGAATGTGAAGCTGATGTGGACAAACTATCCGAATATGCCGACCGGAGCGAATGCCAGCATCGAATTGTATCAAAAACTGGTTGATTTCGGCAGAAAGCACGGTATTATTATATGTAACGACAATCCGTACAGCTTTATCCTGAATGAACATCCGCTGAGTATTCTCAGTATTCCGGGAGCAAAGGATATCTGTATCGAACTGAACTCAATGAGTAAGGCGCACAATATGCCGGGCTGGCGTATGGCGATGCTGGCTTCCAACAAGCAGTTCGTACAATGGGTACTGAAAGTGAAGAGCAATATTGATTCAGGACAGTTCAAACCGATGCAGTATGCGGCTGTCGAGGCATTGGCTGCTCCGAAAGCTTGGTATGACAAAATGAATGAAACGTATCGCAGCCGTCGGGCATTGGCCGGAGAAATCATGCATACGTTGGGTTGTACTTACGATGAAAACCAGGTCGGCATGTTCTTGTGGGGAAGAATTCCAGATACATACAGCGGTAGCGAAGAACTGGCCAATAAGGTGCTGTATGAAGCCAATGTCTTCCTTACGCCGGGATTTATCTTTGGCAGTCAGGGAAACCGCTTTATCCGAATCTCGCTTTGTTGCAACCAGCAGATGTTACAGGAAGCATTAAATCGTATTAAGAAAGTCATTTAA
- a CDS encoding bifunctional 3-deoxy-7-phosphoheptulonate synthase/chorismate mutase type II, translating to MEEMKLESILLPGVDPQRPIVIAGPCSAESEEQVMETAKNLAAKGIKIFRAGIWKPRTKPGGFEGIGVIGLPWLKKVKEETGMYVATEVANKDHVFEALKAGVDILWIGARTTVNPFAVQEIADALRGVDIPVLVKNPVNPDLELWIGAFQRLYGAGIKRLGAIHRGFSSYDKKIYRNLPLWHIPIELRRRMPNLPIFCDPSHIGGKRELIAPLCQQAMDLSLDGLMIESHCNPDAAWSDAAQQITPDVLDYVLNLLVIRESNQTTENLSALRRQIDGIDEQVLELLAKRMRISREIGVYKKEHNMPILQSPRYSEILENRSNMGQQMDLNADFIKKMLSLVHEESVRQQMIIMNEEQEQEQK from the coding sequence ATGGAAGAAATGAAATTAGAATCAATTTTACTGCCGGGTGTGGATCCGCAGCGCCCGATCGTCATTGCGGGACCTTGCAGTGCTGAATCAGAAGAACAGGTAATGGAAACTGCCAAGAATTTGGCAGCCAAAGGTATCAAGATATTCCGTGCCGGTATTTGGAAACCGCGTACTAAGCCAGGAGGATTCGAAGGAATCGGTGTCATCGGCCTGCCATGGCTGAAGAAAGTCAAGGAAGAAACCGGAATGTATGTGGCTACCGAAGTCGCTAACAAAGACCATGTATTCGAAGCCCTGAAGGCCGGAGTCGATATCTTGTGGATTGGAGCTCGTACAACGGTTAACCCGTTTGCTGTACAGGAAATCGCCGATGCTTTACGTGGTGTAGATATTCCGGTTCTGGTAAAGAACCCGGTTAATCCGGATCTTGAATTGTGGATCGGAGCTTTCCAGCGTCTGTATGGTGCCGGCATCAAGCGTCTGGGCGCTATTCACCGCGGATTCAGCTCTTACGACAAGAAGATCTACCGCAACCTGCCTTTGTGGCACATTCCAATTGAGCTGCGTCGCCGGATGCCGAATCTGCCGATCTTCTGCGATCCGAGCCATATCGGTGGTAAACGCGAACTGATTGCTCCGCTTTGTCAGCAGGCCATGGATTTGAGTCTGGATGGTTTGATGATCGAATCACACTGTAATCCGGATGCTGCCTGGAGTGATGCTGCTCAGCAGATTACACCGGATGTATTGGATTATGTACTGAACTTGCTGGTCATCCGTGAATCGAACCAGACAACCGAGAATTTAAGTGCTTTGCGCCGCCAGATTGATGGCATCGACGAACAGGTACTTGAGCTGTTGGCAAAGCGTATGCGTATTTCTCGTGAGATTGGTGTTTACAAGAAGGAACACAATATGCCGATTTTGCAGTCACCACGTTACAGCGAGATTCTGGAAAATCGTTCCAATATGGGACAGCAGATGGATCTGAATGCCGACTTTATCAAGAAGATGTTGAGTCTGGTTCATGAAGAATCTGTCCGTCAGCAAATGATTATAATGAACGAAGAACAAGAGCAAGAACAAAAATAA
- a CDS encoding prephenate dehydrogenase has translation MKILILGAGKMGSFFTDLLSFDHEVAVLEKDPKRMRFIYNAIRMQHVEEIKEFAPEMVINCVTLNHTIDAFQEVLPYLPQYCIISDIASVKTHLKEFYDNCGFPYVSTHPMFGPTFANLGNLEKENTIIISEGDHLGKIFFKDIYSRLHLNIHEYTFEEHDKVVAYSLGIPFASTMVFAATMKHQDAPGTTFKRHMKIARGLLSEDDYLLTEILFNPRTPKQIERIQEELNTLLDIIKNRDADGIKAFLTKIRKNIE, from the coding sequence ATGAAAATTCTGATTTTAGGAGCCGGTAAAATGGGCTCCTTCTTTACGGATTTGCTTAGCTTTGACCATGAAGTAGCCGTTTTGGAAAAAGACCCGAAGCGCATGCGGTTTATTTACAATGCCATTCGGATGCAGCATGTGGAAGAGATCAAGGAATTTGCTCCTGAAATGGTGATCAATTGTGTGACATTGAACCATACCATTGATGCTTTCCAGGAAGTATTGCCTTATCTGCCACAGTATTGTATTATTTCTGATATTGCTTCTGTCAAGACTCATCTGAAGGAGTTTTACGACAACTGCGGTTTTCCGTATGTGTCAACTCACCCGATGTTTGGACCGACTTTTGCCAATCTGGGAAATCTGGAGAAAGAAAATACCATTATCATCTCGGAAGGTGATCATTTGGGAAAGATCTTCTTCAAGGATATATACAGTCGGCTGCATCTGAATATTCATGAATATACGTTTGAAGAGCACGATAAGGTAGTGGCTTACTCTTTGGGTATTCCTTTTGCTTCGACCATGGTCTTTGCGGCTACGATGAAACATCAGGATGCGCCGGGAACGACTTTCAAGCGACACATGAAGATTGCCCGCGGCCTGCTTTCGGAAGATGATTATCTGCTGACTGAAATCTTGTTCAATCCGCGGACTCCGAAACAGATCGAACGCATTCAGGAGGAATTGAATACACTGCTGGATATTATCAAGAATAGAGATGCAGATGGTATCAAGGCTTTCCTGACCAAAATCCGGAAGAATATCGAATAA
- a CDS encoding ATP-binding protein: MKDILYGMEFTDFIDRKDYLERVYNALQREKPQFIVIYGRRRIGKSKLVKEIMDWNKKDIYFLSDQTNETNQRMLFAKTIAMEGIEDFDKVTYPDWETLFRALNRQVKEKSTVCLDEFPYLVKNCQSLPSVIQKLLNEKSLKYNLIICGSSQQLMQGYILDRKEPLYGLADEIIRLTPIPVRYIGQALGCDARQSIEEYAIWGGIPRYWELRADYKDNETAIEKLLLDNKGFLADEPIRLLRDDMRDTIQAATLLSIIGNGANRLSEIAGRAGKDVTQITEPLGKLRELGYIRREVPFGEDEKKSKKGIYRINDSLLEFNYRFVAPYKSILELGRTETVLSIIRSQFSRYVGDCWEHLCRQYVSGNVIDGIIYNVASRWWGKIFTAENKDGEMVEFDVVAESFDKKHLLIGECKWTNKEDALRLVKSIETKIEYLPFVKKGQSVHIILFLKCEPHNKESARILYPSDIVQE; the protein is encoded by the coding sequence GTGAAAGATATATTATATGGTATGGAATTTACAGATTTTATAGACAGAAAGGATTACCTCGAAAGAGTATATAATGCCTTGCAAAGAGAAAAGCCCCAATTCATTGTTATTTATGGACGCAGAAGAATCGGTAAGTCCAAGCTTGTTAAGGAAATTATGGACTGGAACAAAAAGGACATATATTTTTTGAGTGACCAGACTAATGAGACTAATCAGCGTATGCTGTTTGCCAAAACAATTGCAATGGAAGGTATAGAAGATTTCGACAAGGTAACATATCCGGACTGGGAAACTCTATTTCGGGCATTGAACCGTCAGGTAAAGGAAAAGAGTACCGTCTGTCTTGATGAATTTCCATACCTTGTTAAAAATTGCCAATCATTACCATCTGTTATACAAAAACTACTTAATGAAAAATCTCTGAAATACAATCTTATCATCTGTGGATCATCGCAACAATTGATGCAGGGTTATATTCTTGACAGAAAAGAACCTTTGTATGGATTGGCAGATGAAATCATACGTCTTACGCCCATACCTGTACGATATATCGGACAAGCACTTGGCTGTGATGCGCGACAATCCATAGAAGAATATGCTATATGGGGCGGAATACCTCGATATTGGGAATTAAGAGCTGACTACAAAGACAATGAGACCGCCATCGAAAAACTTTTACTGGATAACAAAGGTTTCTTGGCTGATGAACCCATACGCTTGTTGAGGGATGATATGCGTGATACTATACAAGCAGCTACGCTACTTTCAATTATTGGAAATGGTGCAAACCGCCTTTCGGAAATAGCAGGAAGGGCTGGAAAGGATGTTACCCAAATAACAGAACCTTTAGGTAAACTCAGAGAATTGGGATATATACGTAGGGAAGTACCATTTGGTGAAGATGAGAAAAAGAGTAAGAAAGGTATATATCGTATTAATGATAGTCTGCTGGAGTTCAATTACAGGTTTGTCGCACCTTATAAATCAATTTTGGAACTAGGGCGTACGGAAACTGTTTTATCCATTATAAGATCACAATTCTCTAGATATGTAGGAGACTGTTGGGAACACCTTTGTCGCCAATACGTGAGTGGTAATGTCATTGACGGCATAATTTACAATGTGGCTTCGCGCTGGTGGGGAAAAATCTTCACAGCGGAAAATAAGGATGGCGAAATGGTTGAATTTGATGTAGTAGCTGAATCATTCGACAAAAAACATCTCCTTATAGGAGAGTGTAAGTGGACGAATAAAGAAGATGCACTCAGGCTAGTAAAATCTATTGAAACAAAGATTGAGTATCTTCCTTTTGTTAAAAAAGGACAATCTGTACATATTATTTTATTTTTAAAGTGCGAACCACATAACAAAGAATCGGCAAGAATATTATACCCATCAGATATAGTACAGGAATAA
- a CDS encoding TolC family protein, translating into MRKCVLCGVLLLLFGKMVSAQQALSLQECRDLAVKNNKELRIAEEKIRMADYEKKAALTKYFPQISANGAYMWNQKALNLLDMGQLSSSLASSLGGLAQLPVVQQTVGAINDLQHLDIQNVWVGNVALVQPVFMGGKIVTYNQITAYAKELAMSMNDQKLQDLLYKTDETYWQVVSLVNKKKLADAYVELLRKTDEDMAALITEGVATQADGLSVKVKLNEAEMAQTKVNNGLALSRMLLAQLCGLPLTDTLTLADEQLDNFPVEERTTSVDMNQAFMNRNELKSLDLASKIYKKKERIVLADLLPTVAFSANYFVTNPNLFNGYKNDFAGMFNLGVIVRVPITAWWEGSYKRNAARAETRIRQLEWEDAREKIELQVNQSVYKVNEASKKLAASNRNMENAEENLRSANLGFEEGVIPALNLMAAQTAWFSARSTLIDAQIDMKLTQVYLNKALGVDLQENK; encoded by the coding sequence ATGAGAAAATGCGTTTTGTGCGGTGTGTTGTTGCTGCTATTTGGAAAGATGGTTTCCGCCCAGCAGGCCCTGTCGTTGCAGGAATGCCGGGATCTGGCGGTGAAGAACAACAAAGAACTGCGGATTGCCGAGGAGAAGATACGGATGGCCGATTATGAAAAGAAGGCGGCGCTGACCAAGTATTTCCCTCAGATTTCGGCCAATGGTGCTTATATGTGGAATCAGAAGGCCTTGAATCTGCTGGATATGGGGCAGTTGTCGAGTTCGCTGGCTTCTTCGTTGGGTGGTTTGGCCCAATTGCCGGTGGTACAGCAAACGGTGGGCGCTATCAACGACCTTCAGCATCTGGATATTCAGAATGTGTGGGTCGGGAACGTGGCCTTGGTGCAACCCGTTTTTATGGGTGGAAAGATTGTTACCTACAATCAGATTACGGCGTATGCCAAAGAACTTGCCATGTCGATGAACGACCAGAAGTTGCAGGATTTGCTGTATAAGACGGATGAAACGTACTGGCAGGTGGTTTCGTTGGTGAACAAGAAGAAACTGGCGGATGCTTATGTGGAACTGCTCCGGAAGACGGATGAAGATATGGCTGCCCTGATTACTGAAGGCGTGGCTACTCAAGCCGATGGTTTGTCGGTCAAGGTGAAACTGAATGAGGCAGAAATGGCACAGACGAAGGTAAACAACGGTCTGGCTTTGTCGAGGATGCTGTTGGCGCAGTTGTGTGGCTTGCCGTTGACAGACACGCTGACGTTGGCGGACGAGCAGCTGGATAACTTCCCGGTGGAAGAGCGTACGACATCCGTGGATATGAACCAGGCATTCATGAACCGCAATGAACTGAAAAGCCTGGATCTGGCATCGAAGATTTATAAGAAGAAAGAACGGATTGTATTGGCAGACCTGTTGCCTACGGTGGCTTTCTCGGCCAATTATTTTGTGACCAACCCGAATCTGTTCAATGGCTACAAGAACGACTTTGCCGGTATGTTTAATCTGGGTGTTATTGTCCGTGTGCCGATCACAGCCTGGTGGGAAGGCAGCTATAAACGAAATGCTGCACGGGCAGAAACACGGATCAGACAACTGGAATGGGAAGATGCCCGCGAGAAAATCGAACTGCAGGTGAATCAGTCGGTCTATAAGGTGAATGAAGCGAGCAAGAAGCTGGCGGCTTCGAACCGGAATATGGAGAATGCCGAAGAAAACCTGCGCAGTGCCAACCTGGGATTTGAGGAAGGCGTGATTCCGGCCTTGAATCTGATGGCGGCACAGACGGCGTGGTTCTCGGCTCGTTCGACGCTGATCGACGCACAGATCGACATGAAGCTGACGCAAGTGTATCTGAACAAAGCCTTGGGAGTTGATTTACAGGAAAACAAATAA